The following DNA comes from Clostridia bacterium.
TATTTGCGGGTTATCAGGTTAACTAGGACCCGCCAGAGAATTGCGGAGTTAGAGCAGAAAGTCAAATTGGCTGAGAGTGCCAACGACCAGAACCAGCTGAGGACCTTGATCAAGGAGCTAAGCGAGTTGCAAGTTCTGGCCCATACTTTACGAGCTTAGGGCGCTCTACCCGGAAAGGAGGGATAGAATTGAGGGAAGACCTTCTTAAGATGGATAGCGTTAAACAGTTAGTAGATAAAGCTAAAAAGACCAAATCCTTGACTTACAAAGAGATTATGGATGCCCTCCAGGGTGTTGAGCTGAGCGCCGACCAGATAGATGAGCTCTACGAACAGCTGGGGCAAATGGGAATCGAGGTTGGTCCCGACGGGGGGAGCATCCCCGCTTTGGACCGGCCTGATGGTTCCGATGGTGACTTGGATCTCTCCATCCCTGAAGGCGTGGCCATTGATGATCCCGTCCGCATGTACTTGAAGGAGATAGGTAGGGTTCCTTTGCTTACCGCCGAAGAAGAAGTAGAGCTGGCCAAGCGGATGGAGCAGGGTGATGAGGAGGCTAAACGCCGGCTAGTGGAGGCAAATTTGCGCTTGGTGGTTAGCATTGCCAAGCGCTATGTGGGTCGGGGTATGCTCTTCCTGGATCTGATTCAGGAGGGGAACCTGGGATTGATCAAGGCGGTGGAGAAATTTGACTACCGCAAGGGCTACAAGTTTAGCACCTATGCTACTTGGTGGATTCGCCAGTCTATCACCCGAGCTATAGCTGACCAAGCTCGGACCATCCGCATTCCGGTGCATATGGTGGAAACCATCAACAAGTTGGTGAGGGTGCAGAGGGAGCTGTTGCAGGAATTGGGGCGGGATCCCACGCCCGAGGAGATTGCCCAGGAGATGGATATTCCCGAAGACCGGGTGCGGGAGATCATGAAGATTGCCCAGGAGCCGGTATCGCTGGAAACTCCCATTGGTGAGGAAGAAGACAGCCACCTAGGTGATTTCATCGAGGACGAGGAAGCTTTGGCTCCCCCGGAAGCAGCTTCCACCACGCTCTTGAAGGAGCAGCTGGAGGAGGTCCTCGATAGCCTCACTCCCCGTGAAGAGAAAGTGTTGCGGCTGCGCTTTGGGCTGGACGATGGACGCTCGCGCACCCTGGAAGAAGTGGGCCAGGAATTTGGAGTGACCCGGGAAAGGATTAGGCAGATCGAAGCTAAGGCCTTGCGCAAGCTTCGTCATCCTAGCCGTAGCAAGAAGCTTAAGGACTATCTGGAGTAGAACCGGCCCGTCGACTCTTAGCCGAAAGGGGCGACGGGGCGGTTTTAGTTTGGTTTTGGCTTGGGCTAGAGCCAGATAAGCCCCGCCGGTTCTAGCTTTGCTTGCTCGGGCCCGGCTGCCCGGCCAGCCGCAGCGGAGCGGCCGTGCTGTGGCCGCGGTGCCCTTGACTTAAGGGGGCAGTTTAAGCTACCATACTAAGTGACTAAAGAAACCGTGCTGATGTGGCTCAGTGGTAGAGCAGCGCACTCGTAATGCGCAGGTCGAGGGTTCGAATCCCTCCATCAGCTCAGGAAAAAGTAAGGAGTCTCAAGGGTTTGAGGCTCCTTACATTTTTACCCAAATGGCTGACAAGGGGTCTTTGGGGATAATTTGGGGATAGTTTTTCTCCAACGGTATCTTACAGAACCTAATTCCGGCCTACGTTTCTATTGGCAGTGAAGAGCTTGTCCAGTTTGGCTGCGGCCTCCTGGTCTGCACTTCTCAGGGCATGGGCATATATATCTCCGGTGGTGCTGATGCTGGAGTGACCGAGGCGGCG
Coding sequences within:
- the rpoD gene encoding RNA polymerase sigma factor RpoD yields the protein MDSVKQLVDKAKKTKSLTYKEIMDALQGVELSADQIDELYEQLGQMGIEVGPDGGSIPALDRPDGSDGDLDLSIPEGVAIDDPVRMYLKEIGRVPLLTAEEEVELAKRMEQGDEEAKRRLVEANLRLVVSIAKRYVGRGMLFLDLIQEGNLGLIKAVEKFDYRKGYKFSTYATWWIRQSITRAIADQARTIRIPVHMVETINKLVRVQRELLQELGRDPTPEEIAQEMDIPEDRVREIMKIAQEPVSLETPIGEEEDSHLGDFIEDEEALAPPEAASTTLLKEQLEEVLDSLTPREEKVLRLRFGLDDGRSRTLEEVGQEFGVTRERIRQIEAKALRKLRHPSRSKKLKDYLE